A window of Verrucomicrobiia bacterium contains these coding sequences:
- the moeB gene encoding molybdopterin-synthase adenylyltransferase MoeB encodes MDLTRDEIRRYSRHIMLPEVGLSGQKKISSAKVLCIGAGGLGSPILMYLAAAGVGQLGIVDFDTVDESNLQRQLLHGTGDVGRAKTESARDAIQRLNPHVNVVLHPERISSANALDLIQPYDIVVDGTDNFPTRYLTNDACVLLKKPNIYGSIFRFEGQASVFAPHLGGPCYRCLYPEPPPPGSVPSCAEGGVLGVLPGIIGCIQATEILKLIVGIGTPLLGKLLVYDAMEMRFRELRLRRDPHCPICGEHPTITQLIDYEQFCGTQPANAKPPMHPDEVSVHDMKHALDDCTLGIKVVDIREPDEYAAAHIPGVMFLPLSELQLRLDELDPTETYYIHCRSGGRSMRLVQFLKENGFKNVKSVAGGIHAWADAFDPEMPKV; translated from the coding sequence ATGGATTTGACTCGTGACGAAATCCGCCGCTACTCGCGGCACATCATGCTGCCCGAAGTGGGGCTGTCGGGACAAAAGAAAATTTCCTCGGCCAAAGTCCTGTGCATCGGCGCCGGCGGACTGGGCTCGCCCATCCTCATGTATCTGGCGGCCGCGGGCGTCGGCCAGTTGGGCATTGTGGACTTTGACACCGTGGACGAAAGCAACCTGCAGCGGCAGTTGTTGCACGGCACCGGCGATGTTGGCCGCGCCAAGACTGAATCCGCCCGGGACGCCATCCAGCGCCTCAATCCGCATGTCAACGTGGTGCTGCATCCAGAACGCATTTCCAGCGCCAACGCCCTCGATCTCATCCAGCCCTACGACATTGTGGTGGACGGCACCGACAACTTTCCCACGCGCTATCTGACCAACGACGCCTGCGTGCTGCTCAAAAAGCCCAACATTTACGGCTCCATTTTCCGTTTCGAGGGCCAGGCGAGCGTGTTTGCCCCGCATTTGGGCGGCCCGTGTTACCGCTGTTTGTATCCCGAACCGCCACCGCCCGGTTCCGTGCCCAGCTGCGCCGAAGGCGGGGTGCTCGGGGTTTTACCGGGCATCATCGGGTGCATTCAGGCGACGGAAATCTTGAAACTTATAGTCGGAATTGGCACACCATTGCTCGGGAAGCTGCTCGTTTACGATGCAATGGAAATGCGGTTCCGGGAATTGCGGCTGCGCCGGGACCCCCACTGTCCGATTTGCGGCGAGCACCCCACCATCACGCAACTGATCGATTACGAACAATTCTGCGGCACCCAGCCGGCCAACGCCAAACCCCCCATGCATCCCGACGAAGTTTCCGTTCACGACATGAAGCACGCCCTCGACGACTGCACGCTCGGCATCAAGGTGGTGGACATCCGCGAACCCGATGAATACGCCGCGGCGCACATCCCCGGCGTGATGTTTCTCCCCTTGAGCGAACTGCAACTGCGCCTCGATGAGCTGGACCCGACGGAAACGTATTACATCCACTGCCGATCCGGCGGACGCTCCATGCGGCTGGTCCAGTTCCTGAAGGAAAACGGGTTCAAGAACGTGAAGAGCGTGGCCGGCGGCATTCATGCGTGGGCCGACGCGTTCGATCCGGAAATGCCGAAAGTTTAG
- a CDS encoding purine-nucleoside phosphorylase gives MRRAAAFIAAQCPLRPTLAIVLGSGFHHVVGELQVEARVAYRRLPGFPRPTVAGHAGELLLGKLGGTPVMVLSGRAHYYEGHALSVVTFAMRVLAACGVRDVLLTNAAGGLNRAFRAGDFMVLTDHINFMGVNPLRGPALPDLPRFVDLTTAYDATLSRALRRAGKACRLRLHQGVYLAVSGPSYETPAEIRAFATLGADAVGMSTVPEVIVARQVGLRVAAVSCITNLAAGRTRQPLSHDEVLETAERAKFAAAQFLRHFAENYAQNQT, from the coding sequence ATCCGCCGGGCGGCCGCGTTCATTGCGGCGCAATGCCCGCTGCGGCCGACCCTGGCAATCGTGCTGGGCAGCGGCTTTCACCACGTGGTGGGTGAATTGCAGGTGGAAGCACGGGTGGCGTATCGTCGCCTTCCGGGTTTTCCGCGTCCCACCGTGGCGGGACATGCCGGCGAGCTGTTGCTCGGCAAACTGGGCGGCACGCCGGTCATGGTTCTGAGCGGGCGGGCGCATTATTACGAAGGGCACGCGTTGAGCGTGGTCACGTTCGCGATGCGGGTGCTGGCGGCGTGCGGCGTGCGCGACGTGCTGCTGACCAACGCGGCTGGCGGCCTCAACCGTGCGTTCCGGGCCGGCGACTTCATGGTGCTGACGGACCACATCAATTTCATGGGCGTCAATCCGCTGCGGGGCCCGGCGCTGCCGGACTTGCCGCGTTTTGTTGATCTCACGACCGCCTACGATGCCACGCTGAGCCGGGCTTTGCGGCGCGCCGGCAAGGCCTGCCGGTTGCGGCTGCATCAGGGCGTTTATCTGGCGGTGTCGGGCCCCAGTTACGAGACGCCGGCTGAGATTCGGGCGTTTGCGACCTTGGGCGCGGACGCCGTCGGCATGAGCACGGTGCCCGAGGTGATTGTGGCCCGCCAGGTCGGCCTGCGCGTGGCTGCGGTGTCGTGCATCACCAATCTGGCGGCGGGCCGGACCCGCCAGCCGTTGTCGCATGACGAAGTGCTGGAAACGGCCGAACGTGCGAAATTCGCCGCGGCACAGTTTCTGCGCCATTTTGCTGAAAATTATGCCCAGAACCAAACTTGA
- a CDS encoding cytidine deaminase → MPRTKLDPLIEAAAAARQRAVAPYSKFQVGAAVLTRQGAIITGANVESASYGLTCCAERVALFKALTEGHRDFVGVAVVARAPGGPMPCGACRQLLAEYAPQAEVRVADSRSLGSVRTFAMAGLLPAAFLSVPQKGTPRRKR, encoded by the coding sequence ATGCCCAGAACCAAACTTGATCCCCTGATTGAGGCGGCTGCGGCGGCCCGGCAGCGCGCGGTGGCGCCGTATTCGAAGTTCCAGGTGGGGGCGGCAGTGTTGACCCGGCAGGGGGCAATTATTACCGGGGCGAACGTGGAAAGCGCCAGTTACGGGCTGACCTGCTGTGCCGAGCGGGTGGCGCTGTTCAAGGCGTTGACCGAAGGGCATCGCGACTTTGTCGGGGTGGCCGTGGTGGCGCGGGCGCCCGGCGGCCCGATGCCGTGCGGGGCGTGCCGGCAGCTGCTGGCTGAATACGCGCCGCAGGCGGAAGTTCGCGTGGCCGACAGCCGGTCCCTGGGTTCGGTTCGCACGTTTGCCATGGCCGGGCTGCTGCCGGCCGCGTTCCTGAGTGTGCCTCAGAAAGGAACCCCGCGCCGCAAACGGTGA
- a CDS encoding ATP-binding protein, translated as MKPSDFFVLDGAGWPALLVDEAGTILRSNAAAVQSFGPVIQSSGSQLAVIWAAENPQPPAGFFAHWVQTPTPTVALKFKWKAGGVASHTVSVCALQSEMQRCFLLQLLGETANADALVAQKQKLDCALQLARTVSLDFNNALTSILGHTSLLLGKLEKDNPVRASLMEVEKSAARAAEISNDLASFSRQEKETRAQASGNLNELVQRCVEVFQRKPPPPEVKWVLHTERRLFQARFDEAKLLQALTKVVENAVEAIEGSGQIGLTTRNVELQEATKDRGVHLAAGNYVCIEVVDTGKGIDPDVLPRVFEPFFTTKRNHRGLGLAWVYGIVSNHGGAVVISSAAGGGTSVRLYLPAEQRLVREVAAGGADLRGTETILLVDDEDLVLTMGQMILSEYGYKVVTANSGQRALEILTKGEPPVQLLVTDLVMPGMSGRELMEQARQIAPETRILCTSGYAWPASREGDPAYLQKPFTSQELLLKVKHLLH; from the coding sequence ATGAAGCCAAGCGACTTCTTTGTCCTGGATGGCGCGGGCTGGCCGGCCTTGCTGGTGGATGAGGCGGGAACGATTCTTCGTTCCAACGCCGCCGCCGTGCAGTCCTTCGGGCCGGTCATTCAATCGTCCGGCTCACAACTCGCGGTCATCTGGGCGGCGGAAAACCCGCAGCCACCGGCCGGCTTTTTTGCCCACTGGGTCCAGACGCCCACGCCCACCGTCGCGTTGAAATTCAAGTGGAAGGCCGGCGGAGTCGCTTCGCACACGGTGTCGGTCTGCGCCCTGCAAAGTGAAATGCAGCGCTGCTTTCTGCTCCAGCTGCTCGGCGAAACCGCCAACGCCGATGCGCTCGTCGCCCAAAAGCAAAAACTGGACTGCGCGCTGCAACTGGCCCGCACCGTCTCGCTCGACTTCAACAACGCGCTGACCAGCATTCTGGGGCACACCTCGCTGCTCTTGGGAAAGCTGGAAAAGGACAATCCCGTCCGCGCTTCGTTGATGGAGGTGGAAAAATCCGCGGCCCGCGCGGCCGAGATTTCCAATGACCTGGCTTCCTTCAGCCGGCAGGAGAAGGAAACGCGGGCGCAGGCGTCGGGCAACCTCAACGAGCTCGTGCAGCGCTGCGTGGAGGTGTTCCAGCGAAAACCACCGCCGCCGGAAGTGAAATGGGTGTTGCACACGGAACGACGTTTGTTTCAAGCCCGCTTCGACGAAGCCAAGCTGCTGCAGGCGCTCACCAAAGTGGTCGAGAATGCGGTCGAGGCGATCGAGGGTTCCGGGCAAATCGGACTCACCACGCGCAACGTGGAATTGCAGGAGGCCACGAAGGATCGGGGCGTGCACCTGGCCGCCGGCAACTATGTCTGCATCGAGGTCGTGGACACCGGCAAGGGCATCGACCCAGACGTGTTGCCGCGTGTCTTTGAGCCGTTCTTCACCACGAAGCGCAACCACCGCGGGCTGGGGCTCGCCTGGGTTTATGGCATCGTCAGCAATCATGGCGGCGCCGTCGTGATTTCCAGCGCCGCGGGCGGCGGCACGTCCGTGCGGCTCTACCTGCCGGCCGAACAACGGCTGGTGCGGGAAGTCGCCGCGGGCGGCGCGGATTTGCGCGGCACGGAAACCATCCTGCTCGTGGATGACGAAGACCTCGTGCTGACGATGGGGCAGATGATTCTGAGCGAGTATGGTTACAAGGTGGTGACCGCGAATTCCGGCCAGCGGGCCCTGGAAATCCTGACCAAGGGCGAACCGCCCGTGCAGCTGCTGGTGACCGATCTGGTCATGCCCGGCATGAGCGGGCGCGAGCTGATGGAGCAGGCCCGGCAAATTGCCCCGGAAACGCGCATCTTGTGCACCAGCGGCTATGCCTGGCCGGCCAGCCGTGAAGGCGATCCGGCGTATTTGCAAAAGCCCTTCACGAGCCAGGAACTGCTGCTGAAAGTGAAGCACCTGCTGCACTGA
- a CDS encoding LysR family transcriptional regulator produces MQIESLKVFCDLTETESFTKAAQINGVTQSAVSQQISSLERQFKSLLIERSKKKFRLTREGQVLYEYSKQIIGTYDALHSKLQEIKDIISGTIRVATIYSIGLHDLPPYVKRFLKSYPTVNIHVEYRRANQVYEDVLGNVVDLGLVAYPVKDAKLEMVPIKRDPLVLVCHPQHSFAKLKTVKLKTLANQKFIGFEPDIPTRKAIDKALREHGIEVNHVMEFDNIETVKRAVEIDAGVAIVPQSTIVQEVQKQTLVAIALDDGEMYRPLAAIYKKTKVLSPAMRQFISILKEESK; encoded by the coding sequence ATGCAAATAGAGAGTCTTAAAGTTTTCTGCGATCTGACCGAAACGGAGAGCTTCACCAAGGCGGCGCAGATCAACGGCGTCACCCAGTCCGCGGTCAGCCAGCAGATCAGCTCGCTGGAACGCCAGTTCAAGTCGTTGCTGATCGAGCGCAGCAAAAAGAAGTTCCGCCTCACGCGCGAAGGACAGGTGCTCTACGAATACAGCAAGCAGATCATCGGCACCTACGACGCGCTGCACAGCAAGCTGCAGGAGATCAAGGACATCATTTCCGGCACCATTCGCGTGGCGACGATTTATTCGATTGGTCTGCACGACCTGCCGCCCTACGTGAAGCGCTTCCTCAAGTCCTACCCCACGGTCAACATTCACGTGGAATACCGGCGCGCCAACCAGGTTTACGAGGACGTGCTGGGCAACGTCGTCGATCTGGGGCTGGTGGCGTATCCGGTCAAGGACGCGAAGCTCGAAATGGTGCCCATCAAGCGCGATCCGCTGGTGCTCGTGTGCCATCCGCAGCACTCGTTTGCCAAGTTGAAGACGGTCAAATTGAAGACGCTGGCCAACCAGAAGTTCATCGGCTTCGAGCCCGACATTCCGACGCGCAAGGCGATCGACAAGGCGCTGCGCGAACATGGCATCGAGGTGAACCACGTCATGGAGTTCGACAACATCGAGACGGTGAAGCGCGCGGTGGAAATCGACGCGGGCGTGGCCATTGTGCCGCAGAGCACGATCGTGCAGGAGGTGCAGAAGCAGACCCTGGTGGCCATTGCCCTCGATGACGGCGAAATGTATCGGCCGCTCGCGGCGATTTACAAAAAGACGAAAGTGCTTTCGCCGGCCATGCGGCAGTTCATCTCGATTCTGAAAGA